A window of Nicotiana sylvestris chromosome 8, ASM39365v2, whole genome shotgun sequence genomic DNA:
TCTGTATAGGGGTGGTGGTGGTTTTGgttgtgtgtgtggggggggggggaacggTGGGCTGCTGGGGTATTGAGAAAGAATAATTTTATCTTTGTCCCATGTTCTATTTTGGTTTTGTTgggaaagagggggggggggtgtgTGGACAGTGCGCTGGTGGATTTTGAGAAAGAATATTGATACCTTTGTCCCATGTTAGTTCTATTTTGTCAGTCCAAAAGGATGGCATTTTCCTAAAATTGCGAAACTTTCCCCCCAACAATTCTGATATTATTTCCAATTTGATATGGCATAGTTTCAACGATATCCATTATAACATATTATTCCTATACATGTAAAAGTTAACCAGGTCCATTACAATGCGAAGGATGGATTTTTCTTCCTGTTTGGTGTTGAATTTAATCtgatataatttttttttggcATTCCAGAGCCGAGTTGGACCTGTACAGTGGTTGAAACCATACACTGACGAAGTTCTTGTTGAGCTTGGCAAGAAAGGTGTAAAGTCTCTGTTGGCTGTTCCAGTAAGGTATACATCCTAGAGCCACCTGAATTTTCTGTTCTCAGTTTCGTGCAGCTCTTTTAATGTGGTGCGATCAAACTCAGTGTTAAGAATTTATTGGGCAATATTTTGTTAGGTTCACGTCCCAGTATTAGACTTACATAAAGCTATTTCCTTACATTTTGTTGGGTATTGTTTCAAGTCTATGATGGTTTCTAGCCAGACCCAATTTGCTGGAGATGTGATAGGAAAACCGCATGACTGATGGATGGTATTATCCCAATTCTGTAACATAACTTTAGGCATCTTTGCTAATGGAAGCTAACTTTTGTGCATATAAAGAGATTGAAAACTTAAGATGATTCAacctaagttgctcggacacAGGTTGAAGTGTCCGAAACGGGTGCGGATCTAGAGGTCGGATCCTTCGAAGTGTTAATTATAAGATTCGGGGATACGGATACGAGTACGGGGATCCGGCTAAAAAtaattctatatatatatatatattatgagaAATTTTGTGGAATACTTATGTATAGCTTGTAAAGTGTGGATTTCTTTTTTATTCCCAAGTTGTCGATAAGTAGTGAATTGATTTCCTAGATAAGATAtgctattttcttcaaatttaccctAGTTTTGGTTTTGATTTCGGGAATCAAATTGTATCTCGGGAATCAAATTTTTTCTTCCGTCATGGTCAAAGTACTCAAAATTGTTTGACCAGATCCAGTACGAATCCCATACCCACACCCATACTAGTGTCATGTCGACACGGGTGTGGCACCTGAACTGCCGTGTCGGAGCAACTTAGGATTCAACTACAGAACTGAGATGCTACTTTCTTGActtgtcaaaagaaagaaaaacaaattaATAGCAGTGAGATGCTAACTGAGTACATTTCTCAAAATTCTCTGCAGTCTCATATTCTGGGTCAAGTTAAGCGAATCCTCGTTATGCTTTGAATCTTTGAACATTCATCAAATCTTTTGTTGGTAAGTTGGATATTTTAGGTCCTATAACTTATGAATTTCCGAGCACAGGAGCTGCATGCAGCTATCTAACATATGCCAAGCCAACCTTTGGTTTGAGTTACGTTATAGTTGTTGGAATTTGAAAAGGATCAAAATTTTGAAAATGTTAAGCACTTAAATTATCACCTGATTCAAAGTATTAAGCGCTTGCTTGTTGAATTGACAGTTAAATACTTCTTGTGTCTCTGTAGACTTTCTTAGTACTTGCACAAAGATATTTTTTCTCTTGGTTTTCTTATTGATATCTCAAATTAATGTATGCTTGCTATTGGAATTTCAGCTTTGTGAGTGAACACATAGAGACTCTTGAAGAGATTGATATGGAATACAAGGAATTAGCACTTGAATCAGGaattgaaaattggggtcgtgtTCCTGCTCTGAATTGCACCTCATCCTTCATAACTGATCTGGCAGATGCAGTTATTGAAGTATTGCCTTCGGCAATGGCAATGTCAACGTCCTCTGGCGCAGAGGAAGAAGTTGACAATGATCCAATgcaatattttataaaaatgcttTTTGGATCACTATTAGCATTCGTTTTTCTGTTCTCACCAAAGATGGTATCGGCTTTTAGGAAGAACATCCTTTAGGGAGGACAAACACTCCTTTTCAGAATGGCTGAAAGATTAGTACAGACTACAGAGAGCAAGAAGCGATATTTCATATTTGTGGCGCCACCTGAAAGTTTCTTAATTTTGTGAGCAATTTACAAGTTTTGTTCTAATTAAATATATTAGACATTACTTTTGTTAGAATGGATACAACAGTTTTGAAGTGCTAATATTCTGTTTTGGGCTCGGTACTTGTACATAGAACATGCACAAATCAGAAATACAAAAATCTCTGTGGCCTTGGGTTTCGACCCATTAGAAGTTTTGTATTTTTCTCTAAACCTATGGACTATCTTCTATTATACAATAATTTTTTTTGGGTTAAGCATTTATAAGGAAACTTGCAAGGACAAATTAATTAGCACGGATTCAAGCTGTGGAAACTACTACTTCTAAATATGCAAGGTAAGCTTAATGTGGTCTAGCTTTCCTCATACCTATAAACGTGCATAGTGAAAGCTTAGTGCTGAACTTTAGTAAAGCATCTCTGTAATCAGTAAATGAGGTGGCGATTTTTAATGTGAATATGAGCCTTAAGATCAATTTTCTTGCCAGCTTATGCCCTTAAATTGAAACTGTGATAAACTAAAGCAGGCCTAAAATAGTCATCCACTACCTAGCAACTAGTACccaatcggagttcatttgaagGGCATATGATTCAAGATGCTCTTAAACTATCCAAAAAATCTTAATTAGGTGCTCTCCTAGTAAAAACTCACGAACAAAGTCTTGAACTCCCTCTGTCCCAGACCTTATACGTACATGATTTAAGGACAATTAAAGCCTCAAATTCCCAGAGAGATGGCAAGAGTTGAACCAGATCTGCGAGTTTGTCATCTGTCAAACCAAACAATTTGGTAACATCACTCTCAAGATACAATCTCTAGTTCAGCGAAAAACTTCTCTTTTCAGTTAAACAGCTTTAACTTTAAGACAGCGTTAAAGAAAGCCGCACAGGAATTATTTTGATTCCAGAGGAAAATAAACATATAGAAGCAACAATAATCGCACAATACATGCTTGATGCCGCCTTATTGAAGCACGTATATTACTCCTAACTCAGCCTTTGAAATCTTTAGCAGAAGGCTCATCCTCTGCGTACATTGTACTTGCtaaacatgaaaattgaaaatctgTATCTCGCTGATACGTGTTATCCCGCTCAAAGTAGAGATTGACAATGACCTTTTATCAACAGTGACATAAGTCATTCCTTTGAAACCTAATACTTGGAGACATTCAGACATAATAACCAGTAATCGTGAACCCTCGTCCTATGATCTCCCCAGCACAAAACCAAGCAAAACATTCAAGGCCAAAAAGAGCAGCAATGCCAGCATCCTCGATTTTCAGCTCCTGTCTGTGCTTCCATAAGTGCTTGACATCATCAAGTTCCTTCCAGAATGCTTGATAACGGCCAGGAATACTGTCCCAAGAAGCAGACAGATCATTAGTACAAGATGAATGTGAAGGAATAAACTGAACAGGTTTTCTATCAGGTGACACAAAGAAGCTCAAGTTTTAACCTTTCCGCTCTGACATCATCCAACAACTATGTCTATAATATAGAGagaagcacaaaagtatttgcaacgattatcaaaggcgaaaagcgcaaaaaaAACCTAAGGTCCGTTGGGGCTTTAAGCGTAAAGTGCAAATAAAGTGTGGGCTTTAATGAAAAAAGGCGCAACtagagaaaaagtaaaaatatgtaTATGTAGTCCAAGACTAATAATTATAAACACTAATAAcaaatatatggacaaagaaattaaaaaaaaaaatacgataaagtgaaatatcaattgtttaatATCGCCTTTTCAGGATTACACTCATGGGCAAGAAAAAGTATGCCTTAGAGCCTTGATGCGACACTAAAGCTCGTACAAAGCGAGGCGAAGCGCTAAACATATTTCAAGCCTCACTTCAAGGCTTAAGCGCGCCTTTGACTACACTGCGATTAACTATGCCAAACTGGaagcagagttaatcttttctCCCAGCAAACCAACAAAAGCTTTCACGAAATGATTAGGGCACATATAAATACTCATTTTCCACTTTCAAGAATCCAAATCATCACACAAATCAAATCTAAACAATTCCATGTCATATTCCCCAGCAAACCAAAACCATATACAAAATTCCAACAAGTAAATATCATCTTCTAGAATAAAATTCAATTACATAAGAGGAACTAAGTCCAATCAACACATCACGGTGAACAGGAAAGCGAGAGCTCAAGCATCATTCCACTAAATGGCTCAAGTAGTTTAATAAGTAGCATATGAATTAGAGATAGTTACCTTTCTCTCAAAATTTGGTACACTCACTAAACATTTAATGGCAGTAAGTACAGCAGACAGGCAGTAGAATTTGTCCGACTTTGACCAATGAGTATATCAGaaaccttcttttcttttcagatatataaaatcaagtaacaacaggtAGGATGGTGCTAAACCATCAAAGAGTAACATTCAATAACTCACCCTTGCTAAGTCATCAACAAGTTAGAGTAGAGCCATAATATAACATTCCTAGAGAAAACAAGAGCAAAATCTCTGGAGGTATCTTATTAGCACATACACAAGACTTTTTCTTTCCCTCCATTCTGAACTCAGTCTGAAGTCAAAAACCCAAAGTCAAACAAGAGTAGCTGCCTAGGAGCTAGCAGAAAAACACTGACCTCATCTAGTgtaattcaaaaggaaaagctcagggaaaaaagaaaatactTCTAGGTATGCATACTTCTCCAAGAAACCGCAGCAGGTTAGAAATTGGAATCGAGATACTTAAAGGCGTTTGGACAATATTTGGTTGAAGTTGAAAAAACAGTATTTGAAGTTGAAAGAAAGTATCTGGAAAAATCTTCAAGAATTTCCTTCTCTGGGTAAATTGTACATTAAATTCACTGTTAACAAAAATATCCCAGACGTTTCTCCAGGATACTGCACTATTCATACAGAAGAGGTAGATCACTTTCAAGTCAGATACAAGATCAACTGACCATGCCCGAATCAATGGCCTACACAGTACACAAGTTACAAATTAAAGAGTAACAACCAATAATCAGAAAAGTGAATTTACAACATGATGCCTGCTATTTTACTAACCAACACTTCTTCCCATATCTTTTCACTTTTTTGGCATCTCTTCCGCAGACTTAGCGTCATCATGTCCAGATGTTTAGCTAGTATCTAAGCAACCCAAAATTCATGTTTAGTCTAGATTTTGACAATTCTACGATaatactacaacaacaactacaccTGAGTCCCAAATGATTCGGGGTGGGCTATATGAATCTTCACAGATAATTCCACAATAATGTCCTAACTTCTTTTTATGACGATGGTATCCGGACCAGCTTGCGTATACCTCGACTATTCCATTCGGCTACTTGCTACCTCCCACCCGCACAATTACCTATAGCATTGCCCACCAAGACTTAGGCGGATGGCCggatgggaagaaatcacctaatGTTTGAACCTGAGACCTCATGATTCTCCTCCCAGTTCATTGACCATCAGGCCACACCCTTGATAATAATAAACTAAATAACATTCCTATAGGTTCTTGTCCTAATAAACACCCCTTCTTCTCTAAAATAGACTTGCACTTCGAACAAATAAAATATCTTGTGCATATCGAAATTTTCCCCTTTCATGCAATGAAAGTTTAACATACCTAtttttgagaagaaaaaaaataggtATGTTAAAAATAGAAAGTTTAACATATCTATTAAAAAGAAACACTTTAATAACTTAAgcaactataataaaaaaaaattatgcaaATATAATAATTGCAGGTTAAATGAAGCAAATGTCATAAGTTTTCCCCTTACAAAAAAAGAGGCTTTACGTACATGAAAATTTTTATAACCACGAGGCATTTTGCATTTTTTTGATAACGACAGGAAGCATTATGTATTACTGGCTTCACTAGAGAAAAGGTATCTAAACTTTAGAGACCAACTCTAATTTCCAAATAAGACATTTTCCTCACAATCATTCAAATAAATTCATTTTGTTATCCTTTTATGTTTTCAATTTCACTTGGGAAATCCACTGTGTTTTctattcttcaatttctttttcacTTTCTTTAGTTTGTCTAAGAACCATTTACTGTACTTTTTCAGCCGTATCAgaatattttttctttagcatTGTGTTATAACTGAGAAATCCCCGAGGGCTAGTGGCACACGATACGAAGTTTGATGGATAACGGGCCCGTTCCTCCACCCTTCTCCAATTAAATACTAGGTTTTCGTTTGATGCAGAGTTTGAACTCGAGATTTGCGCTATTTATTCCCTAACATTCAGTAGTTGAAGTTGATTTTTATTCTTCATCTCCACGGCCTGCTATTACTACTTCTAATGAGCTACTATTTCAATCTCAAGTACATAACAATTCAATTTTTTCTCTTGACAAGTCGGCTGCGTTAAATCAACTAGTATATTGACAAAATCACCAAAATCATAAACTAATCACCCATTTTTTTCTAGGTGGACTaaaatttcatgtttaaaattTTTATAGGTCCATGAATGACCAAGTCGAGGATTCATAACCTTGGTGTTTGTTTTTTTGAGAAGGATCTTTGTGTTGGTTTCTTCAACTTAATCAGATAGCAGAAAGTTGATAAATGTTCTTCCACTTTATGAGCAAGGGAAGTTACCCCTCGACTATAAACAAGTGATTTTTGAATCACGGGCCATTTAGGTTCTGAATGAGAGGATAGAACAAGAAAAATATACAACTACAAGATGCTGAGCAGCTTGCAGTCTGAGCCCTATAGCCCCAAAGGTAACCTAGCTACCCCCAACTTGTGACTAACAAGAAAAAAGAGTCAGGAAAATGATCCAACACTTCCTACACCCATAACATCAAAAAATCTATGGACGGGTAAGGTGAAGAACAACAAACATCTCTAACTACCTCACAAGAAACATCTCTAACTACCTCAAAAGACTAAGTATCCCATACATAAAAGGACAAAAGTTCTGAATAACAAACCTAGCTAAGCGAGTGTAGAATACTTGTTTTGCCAAATGCTGGCATTTCTCCACAGTAGGTGGCTCTTGAATATATTGCTTGTTCTGTTCCAATGTCTGCTTGTAGTATGCACATCCATGCTTGGTCAAGAACTTTGAAGCTTCAACAGCCTTTGCTTTCACTATAGGTAGTTTTGAAGCCATAGTTCCCTAATCAACACATAATAGACACTGTGAAAAACAACGTCACCAGTGTTACCGAAGGAGAAGAGCGTAGAAAAGTGCAAAAATCTGCCAGGGATCTGAGTGCAAAGTGCAATTATGGAGTGTGCTTTAGCGAAGAATTGCTCTGATAAGCATAGATGTGATCAAACTAAAAAGAGCTAtacactttaaaaaaaaaaaaaattataacgaaaaaaataaaattgtaTTTCAAGTGAGATATAGGGAAGCAAAACTAGGTCAATCAAGTTCAAATCCATTTTAAAAACTGATTcgaatgcaaaaaaaaaaaaaaaaaaaaaatcccagcTACTTTTCTTATACTAAATATCCAATCGTATACATCTAATCACAATACATTTATCCATAACTTGTTTAAATATTAATTCATCACCTTTGTAGAGATGTTTACTGTTAACTGTTAAGTAATGCCTTCTTCAAAATAGAGATACCTTAGCGCCATGGTGCCTTTGTTAAAGAGCCACTTAAGCAAAGTCAAGCGCCCAACCTACATTACATGTACCTAGCTTCACAGCTCAAACGCACTTCAAGCCACTATTTAATACGTAATTACTAATAATCATCACTAGACTTTGAAGTGACTAGCATCTGAATGACAAGCACCATCAAGTAGTTCCTTCTGTTTATCTCAACATTAATAAGAAGCCTTTCCTATTAGGGGCAAGCCATTTAATTTAACTATTAAATACCCAACTCCTACACATTTTCCAACAGCAATTGATTAAGTCGAAATTATGAAAACTAAAATGAAATCTCCAGGGAATTTGGCTTCATAAGCGAGGGACGTCACATTTCTACATCGCGCATGGAGCAGCTTACAagttttactattttaatttaccCTTTTAGAATTTCACATAATCTGAAATATCAATTGAAACATATAATTCAAAAAGACGCAAGATGATCAAGAATACAAGTAACCATAAGCAGAAAGAGAGAGACCCACAATATACAGAGTGAATCACTCACCTACAAAATTCAATGCTTCGTTGTGATGGGCTACTTCAGTTGCAGAGagtgagagaaaaagagaaaatagggTTTTGATGAagctcaaatatataattgtTGCGGCTCAGCTATTCGGTTAAATTTGGCTCGGCGCCAC
This region includes:
- the LOC104232602 gene encoding uncharacterized protein — protein: MASKLPIVKAKAVEASKFLTKHGCAYYKQTLEQNKQYIQEPPTVEKCQHLAKQVFYTRLASIPGRYQAFWKELDDVKHLWKHRQELKIEDAGIAALFGLECFAWFCAGEIIGRGFTITGYYV